In one Hymenobacter sp. DG25B genomic region, the following are encoded:
- a CDS encoding UDP-N-acetylmuramoyl-tripeptide--D-alanyl-D-alanine ligase has protein sequence MSEPTALYSRFLECQSVSTDTRQEQDNTLFFALNGPSFRGRDFAPQALAKGARYAVVDDEALAATDARYTYAPDPLLALQELARHHRRQLTIPVLAVTGSNGKTTTKELLHAVLSRRYRVQYTKGNLNNHIGVPLTLLSIKADLHEFALVEMGANHQGEIDLLCRLAEPTHGLITNIGKAHLEGFGGLEGVAKGKSEMWRFLAAHAGTAFVNTADAQVAQLAEVVPTRITYPNPADTYPAELLSATPNVVLRLFDGSVVEAQINGGYNFLNLAAAAAVGAHFGVPTPDIAQALAGYAPTNNRSQLLRTQRNELVLDAYNANPSSMAAALASFATRPGDASRKMVVLGDMFELGPESAAEHRAMGELLSGYSFGTVVLCGPEMAAAQARPEFLHFNTKTEATAWLREHPVQNHQILIKGSRGMGLETLVELL, from the coding sequence ATGAGTGAGCCCACTGCTCTTTATTCCCGCTTTCTCGAATGTCAATCGGTCAGCACCGACACGCGGCAGGAGCAAGATAACACGCTGTTTTTTGCCCTGAACGGTCCCAGCTTCCGGGGCCGTGATTTTGCCCCGCAGGCCCTGGCCAAAGGCGCCCGCTACGCCGTGGTAGACGACGAAGCCCTGGCCGCCACTGACGCGCGCTATACTTACGCCCCCGACCCGCTTTTGGCTTTGCAGGAGCTGGCCCGCCACCACCGGCGGCAGCTTACCATTCCGGTGCTGGCCGTAACGGGCTCCAACGGCAAAACTACCACCAAGGAGCTGCTGCACGCCGTGCTGAGCCGCCGCTACCGCGTACAGTATACCAAAGGCAACCTTAACAACCACATTGGGGTTCCGCTCACGCTGCTCAGTATTAAGGCTGATCTGCACGAGTTTGCCCTGGTAGAAATGGGCGCCAACCACCAAGGGGAAATTGACTTGCTCTGCCGGCTGGCGGAACCCACGCACGGGCTCATTACCAACATTGGCAAAGCCCATCTGGAGGGCTTCGGTGGGCTGGAAGGCGTGGCCAAAGGCAAGAGTGAAATGTGGCGCTTCCTGGCCGCCCACGCCGGCACCGCCTTCGTGAATACGGCCGATGCGCAGGTAGCGCAGCTGGCCGAGGTAGTACCCACGCGCATCACTTACCCCAACCCTGCCGATACCTACCCGGCCGAGCTGCTGAGCGCTACCCCCAACGTGGTGCTGCGCCTGTTTGATGGCTCGGTAGTGGAAGCGCAGATTAATGGTGGCTACAATTTTCTGAACCTGGCCGCCGCCGCCGCCGTGGGCGCCCATTTTGGAGTACCCACCCCGGATATTGCGCAGGCTCTGGCCGGCTACGCGCCCACCAACAACCGCTCCCAGCTGCTGCGCACTCAGCGCAACGAGCTGGTGCTGGATGCCTACAATGCCAACCCCAGCAGCATGGCCGCCGCCCTGGCCAGCTTTGCCACCCGCCCCGGCGATGCCAGCCGCAAAATGGTAGTGCTGGGCGACATGTTTGAGCTGGGCCCGGAAAGCGCCGCCGAGCACCGCGCTATGGGTGAGCTGCTGAGCGGTTACAGTTTTGGAACCGTAGTGCTCTGCGGCCCGGAAATGGCTGCTGCCCAGGCCCGGCCAGAGTTTCTGCACTTCAACACGAAGACGGAAGCCACTGCCTGGCTGCGCGAACACCCTGTGCAGAACCACCAGATTCTGATTAAAGGCTCCCGCGGCATGGGTCTGGAAACCCTGGTGGAGCTGCTGTAA
- the rfbC gene encoding dTDP-4-dehydrorhamnose 3,5-epimerase — translation MEIKQHALEGVFEFTPRVFADARGAFFESFSEKVLQQAGIQEDWVQDNQSSSSRGVLRGLHFQRPPHAQAKLVRVAAGRAMDVIVDLRRSSATYGQHLAVPLDAEKCNLLYVPVGFAHGFVALEDNTLFLYKCSNYYHPAAEGGLHWNDPALAINWGIETPLVSDKDQILPFLQDLESPF, via the coding sequence ATGGAAATCAAGCAACACGCACTGGAAGGAGTTTTTGAGTTCACGCCCCGGGTTTTTGCCGATGCGCGCGGCGCTTTTTTTGAATCCTTCAGCGAAAAGGTGCTGCAGCAGGCCGGTATTCAGGAAGACTGGGTGCAGGACAATCAGTCCAGCTCTTCCCGGGGTGTATTGCGCGGCCTCCATTTTCAGCGGCCGCCCCATGCGCAGGCCAAGCTGGTGCGCGTAGCCGCCGGCCGGGCCATGGACGTCATCGTAGACTTACGGCGCAGCTCCGCCACCTACGGCCAGCACCTGGCGGTACCGCTGGATGCCGAAAAATGTAACCTCCTATACGTGCCCGTTGGCTTTGCCCACGGTTTCGTGGCGCTGGAAGACAACACGCTGTTCCTCTACAAGTGTAGCAACTACTACCACCCCGCCGCAGAAGGTGGCCTGCACTGGAACGACCCGGCCCTGGCTATCAACTGGGGCATAGAAACCCCGCTGGTTTCAGACAAAGACCAGATCCTTCCCTTCCTGCAGGATCTGGAAAGCCCGTTTTAG
- a CDS encoding glycosyltransferase family 4 protein, which produces MRVAIVINTSWNIWNFRRSLVQALQSAGHEVLAIAPPDAYSERLETELGCRFVPILMENKGTNPLKDALLTRSFYDIYKRERPDVVLQYTIKPNIYGTLAAKLAGVPSVNNVSGLGTVFIVKNLVSKVALGLYRFAFQFPRRVFFQNDDDRQLFLQHKLVNQRITDLLPGSGVDVRKFRPADEFRRNQPFTFLMIARVLYEKGVEEYFEAARLVREAMPGTRVQLLGGIDESGGVGVKRAVFEEWLQAGNIEYLGTSDNVAAHIAQADVVVLPSYREGTPKTLLEAAAMGKPIVTTDVPGCRETVIDGYNGLLCQVRSGSDLARKMLQLQSLPDEGLAEMGRASRRLAEDKFDEQLVLDKYLRLVAEIGPRA; this is translated from the coding sequence ATGCGCGTTGCCATCGTCATTAATACCTCCTGGAATATCTGGAATTTCCGCCGCAGCCTGGTGCAGGCGCTGCAATCAGCGGGCCACGAAGTGCTGGCCATTGCGCCGCCCGATGCGTATTCTGAGCGTTTAGAAACTGAGCTGGGCTGCCGCTTCGTGCCTATTCTGATGGAAAATAAAGGCACTAACCCCCTTAAAGATGCCCTGCTCACGCGCAGCTTTTATGATATTTACAAGCGCGAGCGGCCCGATGTAGTGCTGCAATACACCATCAAGCCTAATATTTATGGCACCCTGGCCGCCAAGCTGGCCGGAGTGCCCAGCGTAAACAACGTATCGGGGCTGGGTACGGTGTTCATCGTGAAAAACCTGGTAAGCAAAGTGGCGCTGGGTTTGTACCGGTTTGCGTTTCAATTCCCGCGCCGGGTGTTTTTTCAGAATGATGACGACCGGCAGCTGTTCCTGCAGCACAAGCTGGTGAACCAGCGCATTACCGATTTGCTGCCCGGCTCCGGCGTCGATGTGCGCAAGTTTCGGCCCGCCGATGAGTTCCGGCGCAATCAGCCCTTCACCTTCCTCATGATTGCCCGCGTGCTCTACGAGAAAGGCGTGGAAGAGTATTTTGAAGCCGCCCGCCTGGTGCGTGAGGCCATGCCCGGTACCCGTGTGCAGCTGCTGGGCGGCATTGATGAGTCGGGTGGGGTAGGGGTGAAGCGCGCCGTATTTGAGGAGTGGCTGCAGGCCGGTAACATTGAGTACCTGGGCACCTCTGATAACGTGGCCGCCCACATTGCCCAGGCCGATGTAGTAGTGCTGCCTTCCTACCGCGAAGGCACGCCCAAAACCCTGCTGGAAGCTGCCGCCATGGGCAAGCCCATTGTGACCACCGACGTGCCCGGCTGCCGCGAAACCGTGATTGACGGCTACAACGGCCTGCTCTGCCAGGTGCGCAGCGGCTCCGACCTGGCCCGCAAAATGCTCCAGCTGCAAAGCCTGCCCGATGAGGGGCTGGCCGAAATGGGCCGCGCCAGCCGCCGCCTGGCCGAAGACAAGTTCGACGAACAGCTGGTGCTGGATAAATACCTGCGGCTAGTGGCGGAAATTGGCCCCCGCGCGTAA
- a CDS encoding c-type cytochrome, with protein sequence MLLAACSSSPTEAPAGAASGAATAPAELPGQALFATNCAICHGPDGKRGLNGAHDLTKSNLNQMGRVYMVTNGLGQMPAFKGQLTPEQIEQVASYSLTLK encoded by the coding sequence TTGCTGCTAGCCGCCTGCTCCTCCTCGCCCACAGAAGCTCCGGCTGGTGCTGCTTCGGGCGCCGCCACCGCCCCTGCTGAGCTACCCGGCCAGGCCCTATTTGCCACCAACTGCGCCATCTGCCATGGCCCCGATGGCAAACGCGGCCTGAACGGCGCCCACGACCTTACCAAAAGCAACCTAAACCAGATGGGGCGCGTGTACATGGTAACCAATGGGCTGGGCCAGATGCCCGCGTTCAAAGGCCAGCTCACGCCCGAGCAGATTGAACAGGTGGCATCTTACTCCCTCACGCTGAAATAG
- the hflX gene encoding GTPase HflX: MANKPVSKGRKHSNSTRHPGAVDSVKGRAGRLLAKSEKGTYETSPEEETAVLVAVPDKRQADVLTQEYLDELAFLAETAGATVTKRFVQRLEKPDIRTFVGEGKLAEIKAYVQHSGASMVIFDDDLSPSQLRNLEAELKVKIVDRSLLIIDIFASRAQSATARTQVELAQYQYLLPRLTGLWTHLDKQRGGVGQRGPGETEIETDRRVARDRIAFLKEKLKELDKQSHTQRKTRTSTVRVALVGYTNVGKSTIMNLLSRADVFAENKLFATVDSTVRKVVLDTVPFLLSDTVGFIRKLPTRLIESFKSTLDEIREADLLVHVVDISHPSFEEHIAVVNDTLKDIGASDKPTLLVFNKIDQYDLHAEANHHGGFEGMNPDEDETPRPTLEQLQATYMAKMHDPVIFISAQERTNIDELRALLVRHVSAIQQRRFPNQPIPEAAG; this comes from the coding sequence ATGGCTAATAAACCCGTTTCCAAAGGCCGCAAGCATAGCAATAGTACCCGCCACCCCGGCGCCGTAGACAGCGTGAAGGGCCGCGCCGGCCGCCTGCTGGCCAAATCCGAAAAAGGCACCTACGAAACCTCGCCCGAGGAAGAAACCGCCGTGCTGGTGGCCGTGCCCGATAAGCGCCAGGCCGATGTCCTCACCCAGGAATACCTCGATGAGCTGGCCTTTCTGGCCGAAACCGCCGGCGCCACCGTCACCAAGCGCTTTGTGCAGCGCCTGGAAAAGCCCGATATCCGCACGTTTGTGGGCGAAGGCAAGCTGGCCGAAATCAAAGCCTATGTGCAGCACTCCGGGGCCAGCATGGTTATTTTTGATGATGACCTCTCGCCCTCCCAGCTCCGCAACCTGGAGGCCGAGCTGAAGGTAAAAATCGTGGACCGGTCCCTGCTCATCATTGATATTTTTGCCAGCCGGGCACAGTCGGCTACGGCGCGCACGCAGGTGGAGCTGGCCCAGTACCAGTACCTGCTGCCCCGCCTCACCGGCCTGTGGACTCACCTGGACAAGCAGCGCGGTGGGGTAGGACAGCGGGGCCCGGGGGAAACCGAAATTGAAACCGACCGCCGCGTAGCGCGCGACCGGATAGCCTTTCTGAAAGAGAAGCTTAAGGAGCTCGACAAGCAAAGCCATACCCAGCGCAAAACGCGCACCAGCACGGTGCGCGTGGCGTTGGTGGGCTACACCAACGTGGGCAAAAGCACCATTATGAACCTGCTGAGCCGGGCCGATGTGTTTGCCGAAAACAAGCTCTTCGCCACTGTAGACTCCACCGTGCGCAAAGTAGTGCTGGACACCGTGCCTTTCCTGCTTTCCGATACGGTAGGATTTATTCGCAAGCTGCCCACCCGCCTCATCGAAAGCTTTAAAAGCACCCTGGACGAAATCCGGGAGGCAGATTTGCTGGTGCACGTGGTAGATATTTCCCACCCCTCGTTTGAAGAGCACATTGCCGTGGTGAACGACACGCTCAAGGACATTGGCGCCTCGGACAAGCCTACCCTGCTGGTCTTCAACAAAATAGACCAGTACGACCTGCACGCCGAAGCCAACCACCACGGCGGCTTTGAGGGCATGAACCCCGACGAGGATGAAACACCACGGCCCACGCTGGAGCAGCTGCAGGCCACGTATATGGCTAAAATGCACGACCCGGTTATCTTCATCTCGGCCCAGGAGCGCACCAATATCGACGAGCTGCGCGCCCTGCTGGTGCGCCACGTAAGTGCTATTCAGCAGCGGCGCTTTCCCAACCAGCCCATTCCGGAAGCCGCTGGCTAA
- a CDS encoding SixA phosphatase family protein has protein sequence MKTLYLMRHAKSSWSFDDLSDHDRPLNERGRDDAPRMGKALADRSIQLDLLVSSSAVRALSTAALVAKELGYPNERIEVQERIYRAEPNDLLDIVRKLPDTAGSALLVGHNNTITDFANLLSPNQIDEMPTAAVVCLQLNIDSWQDTDRATTEFYFYDYPGNHQ, from the coding sequence ATGAAAACCCTGTACCTGATGCGCCACGCTAAATCCAGCTGGAGCTTTGATGATTTGTCTGACCACGACCGCCCCCTCAATGAGCGGGGCCGCGACGACGCCCCCCGCATGGGTAAAGCCCTGGCCGACCGTAGCATTCAGCTGGATTTGCTGGTCAGCAGCTCGGCGGTACGGGCTCTGAGCACCGCGGCCCTGGTGGCCAAAGAGCTGGGCTACCCCAATGAGCGGATTGAAGTGCAGGAGCGCATTTACCGCGCCGAGCCCAACGACCTGCTGGACATTGTGCGCAAACTGCCCGACACAGCCGGTTCTGCGCTGCTGGTGGGCCACAACAACACCATCACGGACTTTGCCAATCTGCTTTCTCCCAACCAGATTGATGAGATGCCCACGGCTGCCGTGGTGTGTCTGCAGCTCAACATTGACAGTTGGCAGGACACCGACCGCGCCACCACCGAGTTTTACTTCTACGATTACCCCGGCAATCATCAATAA
- the ppk1 gene encoding polyphosphate kinase 1: protein MHEPSASLNTPPFRNRELSWLAFNYRVLQEAQHPEVPLLERLKFMAIFSSNLDEYFKVRVATLRRLVKLKKKTRAKLGEDPAPQLEQVLAEVGRQQHEFGETFRNSILPELRQEHIHLISEHDLTEEQRVFVYEYFRERVQDLLSPVILDETLHHLFLKDQTVYMTFLLTEPVQAKKSGDEERVLVMELPTRRHGGRFVQLPTEGKERYVMFLDDVIRCCAQELFPKYKRVQVHAIKISRDAELDLQEEVSGNLLAKIKSSLQKRETGYPARLLYDPAMPKEVLRAVMQKTHITKNELVEGSRYHNFRDFFGFPDMGLKHLQYPAQPALRHPSLPARGSLLNAIAAKDHLLHFPYQTYDYVLRLLREAATDAAVSAISITLYRVAEKSEVAKALLKAVKHGKQVTVVVELKARFDEESNIRWAEKLQRAGANVIYGVPDLKVHSKLCLITRVEAGESRQYAYLSTGNFNEVTSNIYSDHALLTADERLTREVSAIFQYFLDRVTPPPFEHLLVAPFELREKLNALIDTEINHARAGEEAYIILKLNALQDDRMILKLYEASQAGVQIELLIRGISCAVPQVPGQSDNIRQRSLVDRYLEHARVYVFGNGGQEKVYVASADWMARNLDRRVEVAFPLYDPAVRREVRDLLDLQRQDNVKSRDFDNCFIAPDAAGTPRLQAQTATYAYLKKPGSRR from the coding sequence ATGCACGAACCTTCTGCTTCCCTCAATACCCCGCCGTTCCGCAACCGTGAGCTTAGCTGGCTGGCCTTCAACTACCGGGTGCTGCAGGAAGCCCAGCACCCGGAGGTGCCCCTGCTGGAGCGGCTCAAGTTTATGGCCATCTTCTCCAGCAATCTGGATGAGTACTTTAAGGTGCGCGTGGCCACGCTGCGCCGCCTGGTAAAGCTGAAAAAGAAAACCCGCGCCAAGCTGGGCGAAGACCCCGCCCCCCAGCTGGAGCAGGTGCTGGCTGAAGTAGGCCGCCAGCAGCACGAGTTTGGCGAAACCTTCCGCAACAGCATTCTGCCCGAGCTGCGCCAGGAGCATATTCACCTCATTAGTGAGCATGATCTGACGGAGGAGCAGCGCGTGTTTGTGTACGAGTATTTCCGCGAGCGGGTGCAGGATTTGCTTTCCCCCGTTATTCTGGATGAAACGCTGCATCACCTGTTCCTGAAGGACCAGACGGTGTACATGACGTTTCTGCTCACGGAGCCCGTGCAGGCCAAAAAATCCGGCGACGAAGAGCGGGTACTGGTCATGGAGCTGCCCACCCGCCGCCATGGGGGCCGCTTTGTGCAGCTGCCCACCGAGGGCAAGGAGCGCTATGTCATGTTCCTGGATGATGTCATCCGGTGCTGCGCGCAGGAGCTGTTCCCTAAGTACAAGCGGGTGCAGGTGCATGCTATTAAGATTTCGCGGGATGCGGAGCTGGACCTGCAGGAAGAAGTATCGGGCAACCTGCTGGCCAAAATCAAAAGCAGCCTGCAGAAGCGCGAAACCGGCTACCCCGCCCGCCTGCTCTACGACCCCGCCATGCCCAAAGAAGTGTTGCGGGCCGTGATGCAGAAGACGCATATCACCAAAAATGAGCTGGTAGAGGGCAGTCGCTACCACAACTTCCGGGACTTCTTCGGCTTTCCGGATATGGGCCTGAAGCACTTGCAGTACCCGGCGCAGCCGGCGCTCAGGCATCCGTCTTTGCCCGCGCGCGGCAGCCTGCTGAATGCCATTGCTGCCAAGGACCACCTGCTGCACTTCCCCTACCAAACCTACGACTACGTGCTGCGCCTGCTGCGCGAGGCGGCTACCGATGCGGCCGTATCGGCCATCAGCATTACGCTGTACCGGGTGGCGGAGAAAAGCGAAGTAGCCAAAGCCCTGCTGAAAGCCGTGAAGCACGGCAAGCAGGTAACGGTGGTAGTAGAGCTGAAAGCGCGCTTTGATGAGGAGTCCAACATCCGCTGGGCCGAGAAGCTGCAGCGTGCCGGGGCCAACGTTATTTATGGCGTGCCCGATCTGAAAGTGCACAGCAAGCTCTGCCTCATTACCCGCGTAGAAGCCGGAGAGTCCCGCCAGTATGCCTACCTGAGCACCGGCAACTTCAACGAGGTAACCAGCAACATCTACTCCGACCACGCCCTGCTGACGGCTGATGAGCGCCTCACCCGCGAGGTAAGCGCCATCTTCCAGTACTTCCTCGACCGGGTAACGCCCCCACCCTTCGAGCATCTGCTGGTGGCACCCTTTGAGCTGCGCGAAAAACTGAATGCCCTCATCGACACGGAAATAAACCACGCCCGGGCCGGCGAGGAAGCCTACATCATTCTCAAGCTGAACGCCCTGCAGGACGACCGGATGATTCTGAAGCTGTATGAGGCCAGCCAGGCCGGCGTGCAGATTGAGCTGCTCATCCGGGGGATTTCCTGCGCCGTGCCGCAGGTGCCGGGCCAGAGCGATAACATCCGCCAGCGCAGTCTGGTAGACCGCTACCTGGAGCATGCCCGCGTGTACGTGTTTGGCAATGGTGGCCAGGAAAAGGTGTACGTGGCCTCCGCCGACTGGATGGCCCGCAACCTGGACCGCCGTGTGGAAGTGGCCTTCCCCCTCTACGACCCCGCCGTGCGCCGCGAAGTGCGCGACCTGCTGGACCTGCAGCGCCAGGACAACGTGAAGTCCCGGGATTTCGACAACTGTTTTATTGCCCCCGATGCCGCCGGCACGCCCCGCCTGCAGGCCCAAACCGCTACCTACGCGTATCTGAAAAAGCCTGGTAGCCGTCGCTAA
- a CDS encoding DUF6268 family outer membrane beta-barrel protein, protein MSAALLTAGLLALAPLAMAQVYPPPAPMKGDTAVADQVGQNKEFAVPSVVGMGPSKGLVLHYERLSQFNIKSELRDREPQGEASTTVTKNARAFVKAYAPLWNHPHLKVILGVNYDREEFNFKDPNASVLYRNLEEKGLKTIGTQLAVIRPVDAVHWYIARVKGELNGDYTSSELTLKDYLKTSAEFIYGWKKSPTFAWGLGVQLGYTFGRQSLYPVLLYNRTFSPQWGVESLFPARVTFRYNVSPKTLLFAGYTVDGLNYNIKLREPLQNGLRTLILRETEVKPRVRLEREIYDFLWFGLEGGYRYNYSFNNVDQNSNTRGLFGTGSSDKTIVNTLGGAPYASVELFLVPPRKFLKKTISK, encoded by the coding sequence TTGTCTGCGGCTCTCCTAACGGCCGGCCTGCTAGCTCTGGCTCCCCTGGCAATGGCGCAGGTATACCCACCACCCGCACCCATGAAGGGTGATACGGCCGTGGCCGACCAGGTAGGTCAGAACAAGGAATTTGCCGTGCCTTCGGTGGTGGGCATGGGGCCCAGTAAGGGTTTGGTGCTGCATTACGAGCGGCTAAGCCAGTTCAACATCAAATCGGAGCTGCGCGACCGGGAGCCGCAGGGCGAGGCCAGCACGACCGTTACCAAGAATGCCCGGGCCTTTGTGAAAGCCTACGCGCCCCTCTGGAACCACCCGCACCTAAAGGTAATTCTGGGCGTAAACTACGACCGGGAGGAGTTTAACTTCAAAGACCCCAATGCTTCCGTGCTGTACCGCAATCTGGAAGAAAAGGGCCTGAAAACCATTGGTACGCAGCTGGCAGTTATCCGGCCCGTAGATGCCGTGCACTGGTACATTGCCCGCGTGAAAGGAGAGCTGAACGGCGACTATACCTCCAGCGAGCTGACGCTGAAAGACTACCTCAAAACCTCCGCCGAGTTTATTTACGGCTGGAAGAAGAGCCCCACGTTTGCCTGGGGTTTAGGCGTGCAGTTGGGCTACACATTTGGGCGGCAAAGCCTGTACCCGGTGCTGCTGTATAACCGCACCTTCAGCCCCCAGTGGGGCGTAGAGTCGCTGTTCCCGGCCCGGGTTACGTTCCGTTACAATGTCTCGCCCAAAACGCTGCTGTTTGCCGGTTATACCGTAGATGGCCTCAACTACAACATTAAGCTGCGCGAGCCGCTGCAGAACGGTCTGCGCACCCTTATTCTACGCGAAACGGAGGTAAAGCCCCGGGTGCGGCTGGAACGGGAAATCTACGATTTCCTGTGGTTTGGGCTGGAAGGCGGCTACCGCTACAACTACTCCTTTAACAACGTAGATCAGAACAGCAACACCCGCGGACTGTTTGGTACCGGCTCCAGCGATAAAACCATTGTGAATACGCTGGGCGGGGCCCCGTATGCCAGCGTGGAGCTGTTTCTGGTACCGCCGCGCAAGTTCCTGAAGAAAACCATTAGCAAGTAA